The following proteins are encoded in a genomic region of Lactiplantibacillus plantarum:
- the pfkA gene encoding 6-phosphofructokinase, translated as MKRIGILTSGGDAPGMNAAVRAVAGKAMAEGLEAYGINYGFAGLVAGDIHKIEAADLDGVIQRGGTLLYSARYPEFAHEEGQLKGIEQLKRFGIDALVVIGGDGSYHGALRLTEHGYNTIGLPGTIDNDIPYTDFTIGFDTAVNTNVQALDRIYDTAHSHDRTFVVEVMGRGAGDVALWSGVSIGATAIVVPEVDWDMEEIANKIKHNRANGHRSNLIVLAEGVMGAQEFVEKLSEYGDFDARGNTIAHMQRGGNPTAKDRVMASKMGAYAVELLLAGKGGLAVGIQNNQLVNHNILDLFESKHDVEVSLDKLNEEISFK; from the coding sequence ATGAAACGCATTGGTATTTTAACCAGTGGCGGCGACGCTCCTGGTATGAATGCGGCCGTTCGTGCAGTTGCTGGTAAAGCAATGGCTGAAGGGTTGGAAGCATACGGCATCAATTACGGCTTTGCTGGATTAGTTGCCGGTGACATTCACAAAATAGAAGCAGCCGACTTAGATGGTGTGATTCAACGCGGCGGAACTTTACTATACTCCGCACGTTATCCAGAATTTGCCCATGAAGAAGGTCAATTAAAAGGGATCGAACAATTGAAGCGGTTTGGGATTGATGCTTTAGTTGTTATCGGTGGCGACGGTTCTTACCATGGCGCATTGCGCTTAACGGAACACGGCTACAACACGATTGGTCTTCCAGGGACGATCGATAATGATATTCCTTACACGGACTTCACAATTGGTTTTGACACTGCTGTCAACACCAACGTGCAAGCTCTTGACCGGATTTATGATACGGCTCATAGTCATGACCGGACTTTCGTTGTGGAAGTTATGGGTCGTGGCGCTGGTGACGTAGCCTTATGGTCCGGTGTTTCAATCGGCGCGACTGCTATCGTGGTCCCCGAAGTTGATTGGGACATGGAAGAAATCGCCAACAAGATTAAGCATAACCGGGCCAATGGTCATCGGAGCAACTTGATTGTGTTAGCCGAAGGTGTGATGGGTGCCCAGGAGTTTGTTGAGAAGTTATCCGAATATGGTGACTTTGATGCTCGTGGGAATACCATTGCTCATATGCAACGTGGTGGGAATCCAACTGCTAAAGACCGTGTCATGGCCAGCAAGATGGGTGCCTACGCTGTGGAACTCTTGCTTGCCGGCAAGGGTGGCTTAGCGGTTGGGATTCAAAACAACCAATTAGTCAACCACAACATCTTAGATTTATTTGAATCTAAGCATGACGTTGAAGTGTCATTAGATAAGTTGAATGAAGAAATTTCATTCAAGTAA
- the clpB gene encoding ATP-dependent chaperone ClpB produces the protein MNPEQFTESLQQALQQAQQIAQTRRHQEIGVPHLFKFLTQPGELVRQIFSEAGADLDQLQTELDRELDDIAVVSGGNVQYGGSMSSSLATLMQAADAKRKALGDDYLATDTLALALMDQTGDQLTKYLNQQGIMAGQVKNAVDRIRGGQRVTSRNQEDQYQALEKYGVDLVKQARQGNQDPVIGRDEEILDVIRILSRKTKNNPVLIGEPGVGKTAIVEGLAQRIVRGDVPENLKDKTLFSLDMGSLIAGAKYRGEFEERLKAVLKEIKKSDGQIIMFIDEIHNIVGAGKTEGSMDAGNLLKPMLARGELHLIGATTLDEYRQYMEKDKALERRFQKVLVAEPSVEDTISILRGLKERFEIHHGVRIHDNALVAAAKLSDRYITDRYLPDKALDLVDEASAEIRVEMNSNPTELDQVNRQLMRLEVEEAALKNETDDASVKRLADVQKELASAKEKQRALSERWDSEKKSLQALSDKKSALDKAKHDLENAENNYDLEQAAKLQHGTIPKLEQELKAMEANDHHEDWLVEESVTPDQIANVVSRMTGIPVAKLVAGEREKLLHLADHLHERVVGQDAAVDAVSDAVLRSRAGLQDPNRPLGSFMFLGPTGVGKTELAKALAENLFDADDHMVRIDMSEYMEKESVSRLVGAAPGYVGYEEGGQLTEAVRRNPYSIVLFDEIEKAHPDVFNILLQVLDDGRLTDGQGRTVDFKNTILIMTSNLGSELLLAGVDDQGHLSADTHQQVMQLVQSRFKPEFLNRIDDIIMFTPLQLGAIEEIVVKLIDRLSARLQDREITLKISDEAKKWIAKQGYEPAYGARPLRRFITNHVETPLAKEIIAGRVAPKSTVAINLMDDHLVFENQSTQPA, from the coding sequence AAGAAATTGGGGTGCCCCATCTATTTAAATTTTTAACGCAACCAGGCGAACTGGTTCGGCAGATCTTTAGTGAGGCCGGCGCTGATTTAGACCAATTACAAACAGAGCTCGACCGTGAGCTGGATGACATTGCCGTTGTTAGCGGTGGTAACGTTCAGTACGGTGGCAGTATGAGCAGTAGTCTAGCTACGCTGATGCAGGCTGCCGATGCTAAGCGCAAAGCGTTAGGTGATGATTACCTTGCGACCGACACTTTGGCTTTAGCGCTGATGGATCAAACTGGTGATCAGTTGACCAAATACTTGAATCAGCAAGGCATCATGGCAGGACAAGTCAAGAATGCCGTTGATCGTATTCGCGGGGGTCAACGGGTCACGTCACGTAATCAGGAAGATCAGTATCAAGCTTTGGAAAAGTACGGCGTCGACTTGGTTAAACAGGCGCGCCAGGGGAATCAAGATCCAGTAATTGGCCGGGACGAAGAGATTCTGGACGTTATTCGGATCTTGTCACGAAAGACGAAAAACAATCCTGTCTTGATTGGTGAACCGGGAGTTGGGAAAACGGCCATCGTGGAAGGTCTAGCACAACGAATTGTTCGTGGTGATGTGCCGGAGAACTTAAAAGATAAGACGTTGTTCTCACTAGATATGGGGTCTCTGATTGCCGGGGCGAAGTATCGTGGTGAATTTGAAGAACGACTCAAAGCCGTCCTCAAGGAAATCAAGAAGAGCGATGGGCAGATCATCATGTTCATCGATGAAATCCATAATATCGTTGGTGCTGGTAAGACAGAAGGCAGTATGGACGCCGGTAACTTGTTGAAACCAATGTTGGCGCGGGGAGAACTTCATTTGATCGGGGCCACGACGTTAGATGAATATCGTCAGTACATGGAAAAGGACAAGGCACTCGAGCGGCGGTTCCAAAAAGTATTGGTTGCTGAACCGAGTGTTGAAGATACAATCAGTATTTTACGTGGCTTAAAGGAACGCTTTGAAATCCATCATGGTGTTCGGATTCATGATAACGCCTTAGTGGCCGCTGCCAAGTTATCTGATCGTTATATTACGGATCGTTACTTGCCAGATAAGGCCTTAGATTTAGTAGATGAGGCTTCTGCTGAAATCCGGGTCGAAATGAACTCCAACCCAACGGAATTAGACCAAGTCAACCGACAATTAATGCGTTTAGAGGTCGAGGAAGCCGCCTTAAAGAATGAAACTGACGATGCCTCCGTTAAACGGCTAGCGGATGTGCAAAAAGAACTCGCCAGCGCAAAAGAAAAACAGCGGGCTTTATCCGAACGCTGGGACAGTGAAAAGAAGAGCCTCCAAGCGTTAAGCGACAAAAAGTCGGCGTTAGACAAAGCTAAGCACGACTTGGAAAATGCTGAAAATAATTATGATCTGGAACAAGCAGCTAAGTTGCAGCACGGGACGATTCCCAAGCTGGAACAAGAGTTGAAGGCCATGGAAGCCAATGATCATCATGAAGATTGGTTAGTTGAGGAATCCGTCACGCCAGATCAGATTGCAAACGTGGTTTCCCGGATGACAGGAATCCCAGTAGCCAAACTGGTTGCCGGTGAGCGGGAGAAATTATTACACTTGGCGGACCATTTGCATGAACGAGTGGTTGGTCAGGATGCGGCGGTCGATGCCGTTTCGGATGCCGTATTACGTTCGCGGGCCGGTTTGCAAGATCCTAATCGTCCCCTGGGTTCTTTTATGTTTTTAGGCCCAACTGGGGTTGGTAAGACGGAATTAGCGAAAGCATTGGCTGAGAATTTGTTTGACGCCGATGATCATATGGTTCGGATCGATATGAGTGAATATATGGAGAAAGAGTCCGTTTCGCGATTGGTCGGGGCGGCACCGGGCTACGTTGGTTACGAAGAAGGCGGTCAGTTGACCGAAGCTGTCCGGCGTAATCCGTACTCGATCGTGTTATTCGATGAAATTGAAAAGGCGCATCCAGATGTGTTTAACATCTTGTTACAAGTATTGGATGACGGTCGGTTGACGGATGGTCAAGGACGGACCGTCGACTTCAAAAATACCATCTTGATTATGACGTCGAACTTAGGATCAGAGTTGCTACTGGCGGGGGTTGATGACCAGGGTCACTTGTCGGCCGACACCCATCAACAGGTTATGCAGCTGGTTCAAAGTCGATTCAAACCGGAATTTTTGAACCGAATCGATGACATCATTATGTTCACGCCACTACAATTGGGCGCAATTGAGGAAATTGTGGTGAAATTGATTGATCGGTTGTCTGCCCGTCTCCAAGATCGTGAGATTACACTGAAAATTTCTGACGAAGCGAAGAAGTGGATCGCTAAGCAGGGGTATGAACCGGCATACGGTGCCCGGCCGCTCCGGCGCTTTATCACGAATCACGTCGAAACACCGCTGGCAAAAGAGATCATTGCGGGGCGCGTGGCACCAAAATCGACAGTCGCCATTAATTTGATGGACGATCACTTAGTCTTCGAAAACCAATCGACCCAGCCGGCATAA
- a CDS encoding CvfB family protein, whose translation MDSIIGTVVTAKVTDENDEAYFVQIDGQTLWVDKTEPEKPLHIGGLYEGFVYENEDHHLQMTRFVPEISFDHFVWGTVVRTRHDLGVFVDVGLPNKDLVVSLDELPTISRLWPKKDDRLYVKLARDNKQRLWATLAELTDFEAIAKPYDRAQVKNTDTMATVFRLKMAGTSVITDDNHLGFVHPSEREQEPRMGQHVKARVIGFLRDGELNLSLKPRGYEEIGDDAQMLLAALQHQADHALPFWDKSDPDDIRNYFGISKSQFKRAVGNLLKQRLISQQPGEIKLLENADEQADD comes from the coding sequence ATGGATAGTATTATTGGAACAGTGGTTACGGCGAAGGTAACCGATGAAAACGATGAAGCATACTTCGTACAGATTGATGGACAGACGTTGTGGGTCGATAAAACTGAACCAGAGAAGCCATTGCACATTGGCGGGCTTTACGAAGGTTTTGTTTATGAGAATGAAGATCATCATCTGCAGATGACGCGGTTTGTCCCGGAAATTTCGTTTGATCACTTTGTATGGGGAACGGTTGTCCGGACGCGGCATGATCTGGGTGTCTTTGTCGATGTTGGGTTACCGAATAAGGACTTGGTGGTGTCATTAGACGAATTACCGACCATCAGTCGACTATGGCCTAAAAAAGATGATCGTTTATACGTTAAGTTAGCCCGTGACAATAAACAACGGCTATGGGCGACTCTGGCAGAATTGACGGATTTTGAAGCAATTGCCAAGCCATATGATCGGGCCCAAGTTAAGAATACGGATACCATGGCGACCGTTTTTCGTTTGAAGATGGCCGGTACGTCGGTTATTACAGATGACAATCATCTGGGCTTTGTTCATCCGTCAGAACGTGAACAGGAACCACGCATGGGGCAACACGTCAAGGCGCGGGTCATTGGTTTCTTGCGCGATGGTGAATTGAATTTGTCCTTGAAGCCGCGGGGATACGAAGAGATTGGCGATGATGCCCAAATGTTATTAGCAGCATTGCAACATCAAGCTGACCACGCGCTACCATTTTGGGATAAGAGTGATCCCGATGATATTCGGAATTACTTTGGTATCAGCAAATCACAATTTAAGCGCGCTGTGGGTAATCTCTTGAAGCAACGCTTGATCAGTCAACAACCAGGCGAGATCAAGTTACTGGAAAATGCGGATGAGCAAGCCGACGATTGA
- a CDS encoding DUF441 domain-containing protein, which produces MESWLFLLAILVVAWLGKNQSLQIATVVVLLIKLIPNTSKLLTTIGQKGINWGVTVITVAILIPIATGQIGFRDLWHAFKSPVGWIAVACGVLVSVLSFHGVGLLSATPEITVALVFGTIMGVVLLKGIAAGPIIAAGITYCIIQVLHLSLQ; this is translated from the coding sequence ATGGAAAGTTGGTTATTTTTATTAGCGATTTTAGTGGTGGCATGGTTAGGAAAAAATCAGTCCTTACAAATTGCGACCGTGGTTGTGTTGCTTATCAAATTGATTCCTAATACGAGTAAATTGCTGACGACGATTGGTCAGAAGGGAATCAATTGGGGTGTGACGGTGATTACCGTCGCAATTTTAATTCCGATTGCGACTGGTCAGATTGGATTTCGGGACCTTTGGCATGCGTTTAAGTCGCCAGTTGGCTGGATTGCGGTTGCATGTGGAGTGTTGGTTTCAGTGCTCTCATTTCACGGTGTCGGGCTTTTGTCAGCGACACCAGAGATTACCGTGGCATTAGTATTCGGGACCATTATGGGTGTTGTTTTGCTCAAGGGAATCGCGGCCGGGCCAATTATTGCGGCTGGTATAACGTATTGCATTATTCAAGTCTTACATTTGAGCTTACAGTAA
- the dnaE gene encoding DNA polymerase III subunit alpha, which produces MAQYVPLQVLSTFSLLHSTSTVSELVQTAKQQGYSALALTDVDIMYGIVDFYNACRQAEITPILGITLNLLGRELTAQTFSLVVLAKDQAGYQNLMRLSTMKQTATDAGLSLTAVLPYLNHLMVLTPAKDSELAALLLQNTAERAADWITTLRQVVDSASLYLGISLDQAPALRTTMTAFAQQHQLPVVALDPVDYVQAKDYFAVSVLRAIDRGQQIEQPESLQGIEGSHYLRPANTVTADYEQLGLTTAVAATAEIAAQCQVELQFQQPQLPQFPTPAGQPANVYLRQLCTAGLTERLAAITPSVDQQAYQDRLDHELTVIDQMGFDDYFLIVWDVMNFAHEAQITTGPGRGSAAGSLVAYALNITDVDPLKYDLLFERFLNAKRANMPDIDLDIPDNRREQVLNYVHDKYGHDRVAQIITFGTLAAKQALRDVGRVFGLSTYEMSDWSAAIPNQLHITLDQAYQGSQRLQNLVADSSKNKLLFETARRLEGLPRHYSTHAAGVVLSQKPLIQIVPLQAGSETMMMTQYTKDTVEAVGLLKMDFLGLRNLSLMASALHYVQRQTGKPLAITKIDLNDPATLKLFQAGDTTGVFQFESAGIRNVLRRLHPDNFELVAAVNALYRPGPMENIDHFIARKQGQEPVSYPAEQLAPILGPTYGILVYQEQVMQVAAVMGGFTLGEADLLRRAMSKKKRAVIDKMRQQFIAGAQQNGYSEAVATQVYQYIEQFANYGFNRSHAIAYSKMAFELAYLKVHYSGAFFTSLMNSVLGNGTKLKQYLAEARQHQVAIIPPDINRSGQYFDWNGQAIVFGLSSIKGLRRDFIASVLDERQANGPFKSLQQFMQRIDAKWLKADLMDALIYAGAFDHFGLNRAELLTSVPELMSSAELAGGSMSLFESLAPKIKKQPELSLGERLAKEAEYLGVYVSGHPVETYDWLAQQRHTQLVSTLTSEQPAQILVYITKVRTIRTKRGQPMAFATGSDLSGEIDLTIFPNTYQRIQAELKPEAIVLITGKVEQQRDLQVIVNTWQLAEQLPKPTGQLFLRLQPEQATATVQKEILRILSQYRGPNPVLIYSVAAHRTVELNSQYWVAENPDLVGALTTLLGRDNVVMKNAIP; this is translated from the coding sequence GTGGCACAATATGTTCCATTGCAAGTATTGAGTACTTTTAGTTTACTTCACAGCACTAGTACAGTTAGTGAGCTAGTCCAAACTGCCAAGCAACAGGGGTATTCCGCGTTGGCTTTAACAGACGTTGATATCATGTACGGTATTGTTGATTTTTATAATGCCTGTCGCCAGGCAGAAATTACCCCGATATTGGGAATAACATTGAACTTATTAGGGCGTGAACTAACGGCGCAAACGTTTAGTCTGGTCGTGCTTGCGAAAGATCAAGCTGGCTATCAAAACTTGATGCGGTTGTCGACGATGAAGCAGACGGCGACGGATGCAGGATTGTCGCTAACAGCCGTATTACCTTATTTGAACCATTTAATGGTCTTAACCCCGGCTAAAGACAGTGAACTAGCTGCGCTGTTGTTACAAAACACCGCTGAGCGAGCTGCTGATTGGATTACCACGCTGAGGCAGGTGGTCGATTCTGCTAGCCTTTACTTAGGGATTTCCTTGGATCAGGCCCCTGCGTTGCGAACAACAATGACGGCCTTTGCGCAACAGCATCAATTGCCGGTAGTTGCGTTAGATCCAGTCGACTATGTCCAAGCAAAGGATTACTTTGCCGTTTCAGTTTTGCGAGCAATCGATCGGGGCCAACAGATCGAACAGCCCGAATCGTTACAAGGTATCGAAGGCAGTCACTACTTACGGCCGGCCAACACCGTAACGGCTGACTATGAGCAACTGGGATTGACGACGGCGGTGGCGGCTACGGCCGAAATTGCGGCACAGTGTCAAGTTGAATTACAATTTCAACAGCCACAGTTGCCGCAATTTCCAACGCCCGCTGGACAACCAGCGAACGTTTATTTACGGCAGTTATGCACGGCTGGTCTAACGGAGCGATTGGCGGCAATAACGCCGTCGGTTGATCAGCAGGCTTACCAGGACCGTTTGGATCACGAACTGACCGTGATCGATCAGATGGGCTTTGATGATTACTTTTTGATCGTGTGGGATGTCATGAATTTTGCGCATGAGGCCCAGATTACAACTGGACCTGGGCGAGGTTCTGCAGCAGGCTCATTAGTTGCTTATGCACTCAATATTACGGATGTCGATCCCTTAAAATATGACTTGCTATTTGAACGTTTCTTGAACGCTAAACGGGCGAATATGCCAGATATTGACTTGGATATTCCAGATAATCGCCGTGAACAGGTACTTAATTATGTTCATGATAAGTATGGTCATGACCGCGTCGCACAAATCATTACGTTTGGGACCTTGGCAGCAAAGCAAGCACTGCGCGATGTTGGCCGTGTGTTTGGCCTCTCAACTTACGAGATGAGTGACTGGAGTGCCGCAATCCCAAACCAATTGCATATTACACTTGACCAGGCCTACCAGGGCTCACAACGGTTACAAAACCTCGTTGCTGATTCATCTAAAAATAAATTATTATTTGAAACAGCTCGCCGTTTGGAAGGGTTGCCACGACATTATTCAACACACGCGGCTGGGGTGGTATTAAGCCAAAAGCCATTAATTCAGATCGTACCACTACAAGCAGGTAGTGAAACTATGATGATGACCCAGTATACTAAGGACACTGTTGAAGCGGTTGGTTTGTTAAAGATGGATTTCTTAGGATTACGGAATTTGTCTTTGATGGCAAGTGCGCTACATTATGTGCAGCGTCAAACTGGCAAGCCACTGGCTATTACTAAAATCGATTTGAACGATCCAGCGACCCTGAAATTATTTCAGGCGGGCGACACGACCGGAGTCTTCCAATTTGAATCGGCGGGAATTCGAAACGTGTTACGGCGTCTGCACCCGGATAACTTTGAATTGGTCGCCGCGGTCAATGCACTTTACCGGCCGGGGCCCATGGAAAATATCGACCATTTTATTGCCCGCAAACAAGGCCAAGAACCGGTCAGTTATCCGGCGGAACAACTTGCGCCCATCTTAGGACCAACGTACGGTATTCTGGTCTATCAAGAACAAGTCATGCAAGTCGCCGCGGTCATGGGTGGTTTTACACTAGGTGAAGCCGACTTATTGCGGCGGGCGATGAGCAAGAAAAAACGTGCTGTGATTGATAAAATGCGGCAACAATTTATCGCTGGTGCACAACAGAATGGTTATTCCGAAGCAGTTGCGACACAGGTTTATCAATATATTGAACAATTTGCGAACTATGGTTTCAACCGCTCACACGCGATTGCCTACAGTAAGATGGCTTTTGAACTTGCTTACTTGAAAGTCCATTATTCCGGAGCGTTCTTTACCTCATTGATGAATTCTGTGTTGGGCAATGGAACGAAGCTGAAACAGTATCTAGCGGAAGCTCGTCAGCACCAAGTGGCGATTATTCCCCCGGATATTAATCGGAGCGGTCAATACTTTGATTGGAATGGTCAAGCCATTGTGTTTGGACTCAGCTCAATCAAAGGGTTGCGCCGTGACTTTATTGCGAGTGTGTTAGACGAGCGGCAGGCGAACGGACCGTTTAAAAGTCTTCAGCAGTTCATGCAACGGATTGACGCGAAGTGGCTCAAAGCCGATTTGATGGATGCACTGATCTATGCGGGGGCTTTTGACCACTTTGGTTTGAACCGTGCAGAGCTACTGACCAGTGTGCCTGAATTGATGTCAAGTGCCGAGTTAGCCGGTGGCAGTATGAGTTTATTTGAATCATTAGCCCCTAAGATCAAAAAACAGCCGGAGCTTTCGTTAGGTGAGCGATTGGCCAAAGAAGCGGAGTATCTTGGTGTGTACGTTTCAGGGCACCCTGTGGAAACGTATGATTGGCTCGCGCAACAACGACATACACAATTAGTCAGCACGCTCACGAGTGAACAACCGGCACAAATACTGGTCTATATTACTAAGGTCCGAACGATTCGGACCAAACGTGGTCAACCAATGGCATTCGCAACGGGAAGTGATTTGTCCGGCGAAATTGACTTGACGATTTTTCCCAATACCTATCAACGGATTCAGGCGGAATTGAAACCAGAAGCAATCGTGTTAATTACTGGTAAGGTCGAGCAACAGCGGGATTTGCAAGTGATCGTAAACACCTGGCAGTTGGCGGAACAATTACCCAAACCAACCGGCCAACTCTTTTTGCGGTTGCAACCTGAGCAAGCAACGGCGACTGTGCAAAAGGAAATTTTAAGGATCTTAAGTCAATATCGAGGTCCTAATCCAGTTCTAATTTACTCGGTAGCAGCACATCGAACGGTTGAACTAAATTCACAGTATTGGGTCGCAGAAAATCCAGATTTGGTTGGAGCGCTTACAACCTTATTAGGTCGCGATAATGTGGTGATGAAGAACGCTATCCCTTGA
- the pyk gene encoding pyruvate kinase → MKKTKIVSTLGPASTDTDTIVKLIEAGANIFRFNFSHGDHEEHLDRLNKVHEAEKITGKTVGIMLDTKGAEIRTTVQANGKSEYKIGDKVRITMDDSLDTTHDKIAVTYKNLYDDVHVGGHVLFDDGLLDMKIDEKDEANRELVTTVQNAGVLGSRKGVNAPGVSINLPGITEKDSSDIRFGLDHEINYIAASFVRKPQDVLDIRELLEEKHMEHVQIFPKIESQEGIDNADEILKVCDGLMVARGDMGVEIPAENVPLVQKSLIKKCNALGMPVITATQMLDSMQENPRPTRAEASDVANAVFDGTDATMLSGESANGLYPVESVAMMAKIDEKAENTLAENGTLQLNRFDKTSVTETIGIAIARAAKNLNIKTIVAATESGYTAKMISKYRPNADILAITFDERTQRGLMVNWGVQPIVAEKPETTDDMFDLAASKAVELGFAKEGDLILITAGVPVGERGTTNIMKIQLIGSKLADGQGVGDETVIGKAVIATSAQEAIDKAVEGGVLVTKTTDKDYLPAIEKSSALVVENGGLTSHAAVVGISMGIPVIVGVKDATSVIADGQLITVDSRRGLVYRGASNAL, encoded by the coding sequence ATGAAAAAAACCAAGATTGTTTCAACACTTGGTCCTGCCAGCACCGATACTGACACTATTGTTAAATTAATCGAAGCCGGCGCAAATATTTTCCGCTTTAACTTTTCACATGGTGATCATGAAGAACATTTAGATCGCTTAAACAAAGTTCACGAAGCAGAAAAGATTACGGGTAAGACCGTTGGTATCATGCTTGATACTAAGGGTGCTGAAATTCGGACGACCGTTCAAGCTAACGGAAAATCTGAATACAAGATCGGTGACAAGGTTCGTATCACCATGGATGATTCATTAGATACGACCCATGATAAGATTGCCGTTACTTACAAGAACCTCTATGATGATGTTCATGTAGGTGGCCATGTCCTCTTTGATGATGGTTTATTAGATATGAAGATCGACGAAAAGGACGAAGCTAACCGCGAATTGGTTACAACTGTTCAAAACGCCGGCGTTTTAGGCTCACGTAAGGGTGTTAACGCTCCTGGCGTTTCAATCAACTTACCTGGGATCACTGAAAAAGACTCAAGTGATATTCGCTTTGGTTTGGATCATGAAATCAACTACATCGCTGCTTCATTCGTTCGTAAGCCACAAGATGTCTTAGACATTCGTGAATTACTTGAAGAAAAGCACATGGAACACGTTCAAATCTTCCCTAAGATCGAATCACAAGAAGGTATCGACAACGCCGATGAAATTCTTAAGGTTTGTGATGGTTTGATGGTTGCTCGTGGTGACATGGGTGTTGAAATTCCTGCTGAAAATGTGCCATTGGTACAAAAGAGTTTAATCAAGAAGTGTAATGCTTTAGGTATGCCTGTTATCACGGCTACTCAAATGTTAGACTCAATGCAAGAAAACCCACGTCCTACTCGTGCCGAAGCTTCTGACGTTGCCAACGCTGTCTTTGATGGTACTGACGCAACGATGCTTTCTGGTGAAAGTGCTAACGGTCTTTACCCTGTTGAATCTGTTGCCATGATGGCTAAGATTGACGAAAAGGCTGAAAACACTTTGGCTGAAAACGGTACGTTACAATTAAACCGTTTCGACAAGACTAGTGTTACTGAAACAATCGGTATTGCGATTGCTCGGGCAGCTAAGAACTTGAACATTAAGACGATTGTTGCTGCGACTGAATCTGGCTACACTGCTAAGATGATTTCGAAGTACCGTCCAAATGCTGATATCTTAGCAATCACTTTTGACGAACGGACTCAACGTGGCTTAATGGTTAACTGGGGTGTTCAACCAATCGTGGCTGAAAAACCAGAAACCACTGATGACATGTTTGATTTAGCTGCTTCTAAGGCTGTTGAACTTGGCTTTGCCAAGGAAGGCGACTTAATCTTGATTACTGCCGGTGTGCCAGTTGGCGAACGCGGTACGACTAACATCATGAAGATCCAATTAATTGGTTCTAAGTTAGCTGATGGTCAAGGTGTCGGTGATGAAACGGTTATCGGTAAAGCCGTAATCGCAACGTCTGCTCAAGAAGCTATCGACAAGGCCGTTGAAGGTGGCGTCTTAGTTACTAAGACGACTGACAAAGACTACTTACCAGCAATCGAAAAGTCTAGTGCTTTAGTTGTTGAAAACGGTGGTTTAACTTCACACGCTGCTGTTGTTGGTATCTCAATGGGAATTCCTGTTATCGTTGGTGTTAAGGACGCTACTAGTGTTATTGCTGATGGTCAATTGATCACAGTTGATTCACGTCGTGGCCTTGTATACCGCGGTGCTTCAAACGCCCTTTAA
- a CDS encoding YjzD family protein, whose product MMRQLTIIFWSVLFGEVIGYIGGALEQLSYNPGEIGIVAAIFALIVVNSITYITNHSQPAKGSDNK is encoded by the coding sequence ATGATGAGACAACTTACGATTATCTTTTGGAGTGTCCTCTTCGGTGAAGTCATCGGCTATATCGGTGGCGCCCTCGAACAACTCTCCTATAATCCTGGTGAAATTGGCATCGTTGCCGCAATTTTTGCGCTAATCGTGGTCAACAGCATCACTTATATTACTAATCATTCCCAACCCGCTAAAGGTTCAGATAATAAGTAA